In Melopsittacus undulatus isolate bMelUnd1 unplaced genomic scaffold, bMelUnd1.mat.Z mat_scaffold_762_arrow_ctg1, whole genome shotgun sequence, the DNA window GGAAGTACCGGAAACACCGGAAATACCGGGACCGGAAACACCGGCAGCACCGGAACTGGAAACACCGGAAACAGAGGAAACAGCAGAACCGGAAACACCTGAAACACCGGAACCGGAAACAGCGGTAGCACCAGAACCGGAAACACCGGTAACACCGGAACCGGAAACACCGGAACCGGTATCACCGGAAACACCGGAACCGGAAAGACCGGAATCGGTAAAACCGGAACCGGAAGTACCGGAAGCACCGGAACCGGAAACACCAGAACCAGAAGTACCGGGAACACCGGAACCGGTAACACCGGAATCGGTAAAACCGGAAGCACCGGAACCGGTAACACCAGAACCGGAAGTACCGGAAACACCGGAACCGGAAACACCGGAACCGGTAACACCGGAAACGGTAAAACCGGAACCGGAAGTACCTGAAGCTGTAAAACCGGAAGTACCGGAAGCACCGGAACCGGAAGCGCCGGGCAGGGGCCGCCGCAGGAAGTACTCATCCGGGGCGCCGGGTGATGACGTCAGGGGGCGGAGCTCcgcgggggggggcggggccggagGACAGCGCAGGCccaggagggggggggaggcgCTGGAGGAGGAGCTGAGGGGTCACGGAGGGGTCAGGGAGGGGTCATGGGGGAGAGACACACCCCCCTGCCCATCCCCCACCATCAGTGTGGGGGAGGAgacaatggggtcaatggggatcaatgggggtcaatggggatcaatgggggtcaatggggatcaatggctcccaatggagttaatggggatcaatgaggATCAATGAGGATCAATGAGGATCAATGGCTcccaatggggatcaatggagtcAATAAGGATCAATGGCTCCCAATGGAGTCAATGAGGATCAATAGGtatcaatggagtcaatggggatcaatggggtcaatggctCCCAATGATGATCAATGGCTcccaatggctcccaatggAGTCAATGATGATCAATGATGATCAATGGCTcccaatggctcccaatggagtcaatgatgatcaatggggatcaatggcacccaatggctcccaatggctcccaatggAGTCAATGATGATCAATGGCTCCCAATGGAGTCAATGAtgatcaatgggtatcaatggctcccaatggctcccaatggagtcaatgatgatcaatgggtatcaatggctcccaatggctcccaatggagtcaatgatgatcaatgggtatcaatggctcccaatggctcccaatggAGTCAATGAGGATCAATGGCTcccaatggctcccaatggcacccaatggagTCAATGATGATCAATGGCTcccaatggctcccaatggAGTCAATGATGATCAATGGCTcccaatggctcccaatggctcccaatggAGTCAATGATGatcaatggcacccaatggctcccaatggACTCAATGATGATCAATGGCTCCCAATAGCTCCCAATGGAGTCAGTGATGATCAATGGCTCCCAATGTCTCCCAATGGAGTCAATGAtgatcaatgggtatcaatggctCCCAATGTCTCCCAATGGAGTCAATGATGATCAATGGCTcccaatggctcccaatggagtcaatgatgatcaatgggtatcaatggctcccaatggctcccaatggagtcaatgatgatcaatgggtatcaatgtCTCCCAATAGGGCTCAATGTGTCTCACCCGGTGCAGTGCCGGCGGCAGGCGGTGCGTGCCGGGCCCGCGGTGGTGCACGTTGAGCACGGCCACGCTGAGCGCCACGCCGagcgccagcagcagcagtgtggccGTCAGGTGCCGGGGACCCggtggggatcaatggggatcaatggggatcaatggggttcaatggggatcaatggggatcaatggggatcaatggttCCCAATGGTTcccaatggagtcaatggggttcaatggcTCCCAATGGAGTCAATGATGATCAATGGCTCCCAATGGAGTCAATGaggatcaatgggtgtcaatggcacccaatggctcccaatggctcccaatggagtcaatgatgatcaatgggtatcaatggctcccaatggagtcaatgaggatcaatgggtgtcaatggcacccaatggctcccaatggctcccaatggAGTCAGTGatgatcaatgggtgtcaatggcacccaatggctcccaatggctcccaatggAGTCAATGATGATCAATGGCTcccaatggctcccaatggagtcaatgaggatcaatgggtatcaatggcacccaatggctcccaatggAGTCAATGATGATCAATGGCTcccaatggctcccaatggAGTCAATGATGATCAATGGCTcccaatggctcccaatggAGTCAATGATGATCAATGGCTcccaatggctcccaatggctcccaatggagtcaatgggtatcaatggctCCCAATGTCTCCCAATAGGGCTCAATGTGTCTCACCCGGTGCAGTGCCGGCGGCAGGCGGTGCGTGCCGGGCCCGCGGTGGTGCACGTTGAGCACGGCCACGCTGAGCGCCACACCGagcgccagcagcagcagtgtggccATCAGGTGCCTGGGCCCCggtggggttcaatggggatcaatggggatcaatggggatcaatggggatcaatggggatcaatgcaacccaatggagtcaatggggttcaatggctcccaatggctcccaatggagtcaatgagaatcaatgggtatcaatggctcccaatggctcccaatggctcccaatggAGTCAATGATGATCAATGGCTcccaatggctcccaatggAGTCAATGATGATCAATGTCTCCCAATAGGGCTCAATGTGTCTCACCCGGTGCAGTGCCGGCGGCAGGCGGTGCGTGCCGGGCCCGCGGTGGTGCACGTTGAGCACGGCCACGCTGAGCGCCACGCCGagcgccagcagcagcagtgtggccGTCAGGTGCCTGGGCCCCggtggggttcaatggggatcaatggggatcaatggggatcaatggggatcaatgggtccCAATGGAGTCAATGAGGATCAATGGGTCCCAATGGTTCCCAATGGAGTCAATGATGATCAATGGCTCCCAATGGCTGCCAATGGAGTCAATGATGATCAATGGCTCCCAATAGCTcccaatggctcccaatggAGTCAATGATGATCAATGGCTCCCAATGGAGTCAATGAtgatcaatgggtatcaatggctcccaatggctcccaatggAGTCAATGATGatcaatggcacccaatggctcccaatggCCCCCAATGGAGTCAATGATGATCAATGGATATCAATGGCTCCCAATGGCTCCCAATGAAGTCAATGATGatcaatggcacccaatggctcccaatggCTCCCAATGAAGTCAATGATGATCAATGGCTCCCAATGGCTCCCAATAGGGCTCAATGTGTCTCACCCGGTGCAGTGCCGGCGGCAGGCGGTGCGTGCCGGGCCCGCGGTGGTGCACGTTGAGCACGGCCACGCTGAGCGCCACGCCGagcgccagcagcagcagtgtggccGTCAGGTGCCTGGCGATCAATGGCAGCGCCAGGGACGTGGCCGGGACCTTGTCcgccaacagcagcaggaacacGGTCAGGGTGAGGAGGGCGAAGAGGGACAGGGTCAGCTTCTCACCTGGGGgggatggggtgatggggtcaatgggggtcgatggggatcaatggggatcaatggggggcaatggggatcaatggggatcaatggggggcaatggggtcaatgggggacaatggggatcaatggggatcaatggggtcaatggggatcaatgggggtcaatggggtaatgggggaatgggggtgatggggtaatgggggtaatggggtaataaggaggggggaatggggatgggatccATGTGCAAGACCGTTCAAAGAGCCCCATTGAAGTCCCCATTGAAGTCCCCATTGCATCCCCATTGCATCCCCAATTGCCCCCATTGcagccccattacccccatcacccccatgacccccatacccccattacccccattaccccatcacccccattacccccattacccccattacccccattaccccattacccccattacccccatcacccccattacccccattacccccatcacccccattaccccattaccccattacccccattaccccattacccccattacccccatcacccccattaccccattaccccattacccccatcacccccatcaccaccattaccccatcacccccattaccccatcacccccattaccccatcacccccatcacccccattaccccattaaccccatcacccccattaccccatcacccccattacccccattacccccattacccccattaccccatcacccccattacccccattacccccatcacccccattacccccattacccccattaccccattacccccattaccccatcacccccattacccccattgcccccattacccccattaccccatcacccccattacccccattacccccatcacccccattacccccattacccccattacccccattacccccattacccccattaccccattaccaGCATCAGGAGGCAGGTAGAACACAGCACTAGcaagcagggtgagcagcacACATGGCACCAGCACCGTGGCCAGGTAGAACAGAGGCTTCCGGCGGAGGACCAGCGCGAAGGTGACGGCCTCCAGACCAGCACCGACCTCCAGGCGGCCAGAGCGGTGCCACAGCTCCCACTGACCGTTCTCTGCATGGCAAGggtaccatagagataccagagagaccatagagataccagagagaccatagagataccagagagaccatagagataccatagagaccatagagataccagagagaccatagagataccatagagacaccatagagagcatagagataccatagagataccatagagataccatagagataccatagagataccatagagaccatagagataccatagagataccagagagaccatagagataccagagagaccatagagacatcatagagaccatagagataccatagagaccatagagataccatagagaccatagagacatcatagagaccatagagataccatagagacaccatagagaccatagagataccatagagataccatagagaccatagagataccacagagaccatagagataccagagagaccatagagacatcatagagaccatagagacacaagagagacaccagagagagaccatagagacataccatagagagaccatacagacaccatagaaaGGGCATAGAGggaccatagagataccatagagacccatagagacagaCCCATAAAgaccctatagggacccatagagacccaatAGGGACCAacagggacacatagagacccacagagaccccatagagaccatacACACCTATAGGACCCCCATAGATAGCCCCATGAGAAGCCCCCTATAGAACCCAATGCAACCCCCCATAGGAACCCAATGGGccccccccatagagacccccatagcccccccataggaacccaattggacccccccatagagacccccatagcccccccataggAACCCAATGGGCccccccataggaacccataggaccccccccatagagacccccatagccccccatagagaccccatagccccccccataggaacccaatgggacccccctatagagacccccatagcccccccatagagacccccatAGGAACCCAATGGGccccccccatagagacccccatagcccccctatagagacccccatagcccccccataaagaccccataggaacccaaTGGGCCCCCCCCATAGAGTCCCCTgtacccccccatagccccccccataggaacccaatggccccccccataggacccccatagcccccccatagagacccccatAGGAACCCAATGGGCCCCCCCATAGGAACCCAATGtgacccccccatagagacccccataggaacccaatggccccccccataggacccccatagcccccccatagagacccccatagcccccccataggaacccataggacccccccataggaccccaatGGGCCCCCCCATAGGAACCCAATGTGacccccccataggaccccaatgggccccccataggacccccatagcccccccataggaccccaatgagccccccccatagaccccccttGGTCTCACCCTGGAAGCTCTGGGGCAGCTCCACTCGCCCCCCCCCGTGCCCAGGGTCCCCCCCCAGGCGCAGCCTCAGTTCCCCTGGCCCATAGGAACCGGAGCGGAACCGGAGGGAACAGTTCTGCCAATCGAAGGGGAAGTGGGAGACCTGGGGgggaaaatgggcaaaaatgggtgaaaatgggcaaaaatgggcgaaaatgggtgaaaatgggtgaaaatgggcaaaaatgggcaaaaacgcGAAAAAACGGGAAAAAACGGacaaaaatgggcaaaaacggaGCCAGAATGGGTGGAAACGGGCAAAAATGGGGGGAAACGGGGAAAACCAGTGcagaaaagggggaaatggggacaaaacccccattgccccattacccccattaccccattacccccattacccccattaccccattaccccattacccccattacccccattacccccattaccccattaccccattacccccattaccccattacccccattaccccattaccccattacccccattaccccattacccccattacccccattaccccatcgcccccattaccccattaccccattacccccattaccccattgcccccattaccccattacccccattaccccattaccccattacccccattacccccattgcccccattacccccattaccccatcacccccattacccccattaccccatcacccccattacccccattacccccattaccccattacccccattaccccattacccccattgccctcaCCTTGATGGGGCAGTGGCTCCGGAACAGAGCTGGGGGTCGCCAGTGAACGGACCCATCGGGGCTGACGACAGCACGGACCTCAAGGGACACCCCGAACTCCCCATCATTGCTGGGGACacattgacacccattgataaccattgataaccattgacacccattgatacccattgacacccattgatacccattgatacccattgacacccattgacacccattgacacccattgatacccattgacacccattggtacccattgatacccattgacacccattgacacccattgacacccattgatacccattgatacaCATTGATACCTATtaacacccattgacacccattgacacccattgatacccattgacatccattgatacccattgatacccattgacacccattgatacccattgcccccattgacaCTCATTTccacccattgatacccattgacacccattgacatccattgacacccattgcccccattgacccccattgccccccattgccacccattgacacccattgacacccattgctccccattgccccccattgccacccattgccccccattgccccccattgatacccattgccccccattgcccccattgccccccattgacccccattgcccccattgccccccattgacacccattgatacccattgacatccattgacacccattgacacccattgatacccattgccccccattgccccccattgacccccattgtccccattgcccccattgcccccattgacccccattgcccccattgcccccattgacacccattgccccccattgacacccattgacacccattgccccccattgatccccattgacacccattgcccccattgacacccattgacacccattgatacccattgatccccattgccccccattgacacccattgacacccattgacacccattgatacccattgatccccattgccccccattgcccccatgcCCCATACTTGTTGTCCAGCCCCACATCCggcagccacagcagctccGCTGGGATCCGCAGCAGCCTCAGCCCCCCATGGAGCCGTGGGTCCCACTGCAGGCGGGGGTCCCTCcagcgctgggggggggggtcagtggggcagggacccccattcacccctatGGGACCTCCCCAATGCACCCCTATGGGatcccccccattcacccctatGGGATCCCCCCCAATGTACCCCTATGGGatcccccccattcacccctatGGGAtccccccattcacccctatGGGATCCCCCATGGACCCCTGTGGGACCCCCCAATGCAACCCTATGGGACCCCTATGGGATCCCCCCAATGCACTCCTATGGGAgcccccccattcacccctatGTGACTCCCCCAATgcacccctatgggacccccccagTGCACCCCTATGGGATCCACCCTCATTCACCCCTATGGGACACCCCCTCATtcacccctatgggacccccccaatgCACCCCTATGGGatcccccccattcacccctatGGGACCTTCCCAGTGCATCCCTATGGGACCCCTATGGGATCCCCCCAATGtacccctatgggaccccccctAATGCACCCCTATGGGATCCCCCCCAGTgcacccctatgggacccccccagtgcacccctatgggacccccccattcacccctatGGGACCTTCACAATGCACCCCTATGGGatcccccccattcacccctatgggacccccccaatgcacccctatgggacccctATGGGATCCCCCCAATGTACCCCTATGGGAtccccccattcacccctatGGGATCCCCCCTAATGCACCCCTATGGGATCCCCCCAATGTACCCCTATGGGatcccccccattcacccctatGGGACCTCCCCAATGCACCCCTATGGGatcccccccattcacccctatGGGACCTTCCCAATGCACCCCTATGGGatcccccccattcacccctatGGGAtcccccccatacacccctatgggatccccccattcacccctatgggaccccccccattcacccctatGGGATCCCCCCCCAGTGCACCCCTATGGGATCCCCCCAATGCACCCCTATGGGATCCCCCCCATTCACCTCTATGGGACCCCTATGGGACCTTCCCAATGCACCCCTATGGGATCCCTATTGGaccccccccattcacccctatGGGATCCCCCCTAGTGCACCCCTATGGGATCCCCCCAATGTACCCCTATGGGACCTTCCCAATGCACCCCTATGGGatcccccccattcacccctatGGGACACCCCCAGTGCACCCCTATGGGatcccccccattcacccctatGGGACCTTCCCAATGCACCCCTATGGGatcccccccattcacccccattaccccccatggaccccaatgcacccctatgggacccccccaatacacccctatgggacccccccaatgcacccctatgggacccccccagTGCACCCCTATGGGATCCCACCCATtcacccctatgggacccccccattcacccctatgggaccccccccattcacccctatgggacccctATGGCACCCCCCCAGTGCACCCCTATGGGATCCCCCCCGTtcacccctatgggaccccccattccccccattaccaGGTCCAGGAACACCCTGGTTGTCAGCTCCTCGTTCTTCTcatcctggggggggggggggggggggggggggggggaaaatgGGGGGACCCCTCctttggggacccccccataacccccatagacCCTGAGCCACCCCCATAACCCTCATTgtcccccattacccccattacccccattaccccattcccccattcccccattgatccccattgccccccattgccccccattgccccccattgccccccattgatcccattgatccccattgatccccattaccccattgatccccattgattaCCAGGCTGATGAGCTGcgccagctccagccccacagtcACTGTGGGTcgtcccccattgccccccattgatccccattgccccccattgatccccattgatcctcattgatccccattgattaCCAGGCAGATGAGCTGcgccagctccagccccacactcaCTGTGGGTcgccccccattgccccccattgatccccattgatccccattgatcccattgatccccattgatccccattgatccccattgatccccattgatcccattgatccccattgatccccattgatc includes these proteins:
- the LOC117438877 gene encoding acetylcholine receptor subunit beta-like — translated: MATDGAFGLILLLLWQAPPCARPHTGSPAPPGQGLLRSLLSHYHRGVRPAALGGRPTVSVGLELAQLISLDEKNEELTTRVFLDLRWRDPRLQWDPRLHGGLRLLRIPAELLWLPDVGLDNNNDGEFGVSLEVRAVVSPDGSVHWRPPALFRSHCPIKVSHFPFDWQNCSLRFRSGSYGPGELRLRLGGDPGHGGGRVELPQSFQENGQWELWHRSGRLEVGAGLEAVTFALVLRRKPLFYLATVLVPCVLLTLLASAVFYLPPDAGEKLTLSLFALLTLTVFLLLLADKVPATSLALPLIARHLTATLLLLALGVALSVAVLNVHHRGPGTHRLPPALHLTATLLLLALGVALSVAVLNVHHRGPGTHRLPPALHRLLLQRLPPPPGPALSSGPAPPRGAPPPDVITRYFRFRFYRFRCYRFRCFRFRCFRYFRFWCYRFRCFRFYRFRCYRFRCSRYFWFWCFRFRCFRYFRFRFYRFRSFRFRCFRSGAAGVSGPGISGVSGTSGSAVSGTSGPAVSGSGSPLPPELREAAAAIGFIARSLREQRWQQELQELWHRAALTLDRLLLWAFLALVGACGLGTGLDAALHRPPAEPYP